The following nucleotide sequence is from Raphanus sativus cultivar WK10039 unplaced genomic scaffold, ASM80110v3 Scaffold1294, whole genome shotgun sequence.
AAGACAGCCCTAAGATGTTCTATATGATCATGATAGCTTTTGCTGTAAACTaagatgtcatcaaagtaaacaacaacaaagatgcctatgaatgatcttagaacatgattcattaagcgcatgaaagtactaggtgcattcgtcaaaccaaatggcatcactaaccattcatacaatccatgtttagttttaaatgcagttttccactcatcaccttccttcatcctaatctggtgataaccactcttaagatctatcttagaaaagaagcaagacccatgcaattcatctagcatgtcatctaatctaggaataggatggcgatactttacagtgatattgttgatggctctgcagtcaacacacattcTCCAGTTACCATCTTTTTTTGGCACAAGAAGCACTGGAAcggcacaaggactcatgctttCTCTGATATGTCCCTTTTCCATAAGCTCCTCCACTTGCTTTTGTAGCTCTTTAGTTTCAACAGGGTTGGTCCTGTAAGATGGCCGGTTTGGAAGTGTAGCTCCAGGAACAAAATCTAtttgatgctcaatcccacAAATTGGAGGTAACCCAATTGGAttgtcttctggaaagatatctttgtattcctgcaaaagagaagATAGTTCACTCGGATAATCCGGTGTTTTATTAGCAACAGTTAGAAGGTTTTCTTTAAACCtgagtaaaacaaaagaattttgAGAGTAGAGAATTCTTTTGATCTCCCCTGTTTTGGCATAGAGATTGTGTTGCTTGCTTTGATCAGGCTTGAGatcgatcttcttctttttctgaagTTGAAGTTGATCTTCATGAACCTCTTTGGGAGTTAGAGGCACCAGCACGGTTTTCTTGCCATTATGCTCAAAGGTGTGCTTGTTAGTATAACCATCATGCATCACACGCCTGTCTGATTGCCAAGGTCGTCCAAGAAGAATGTGGCTTGCCTCCATAGGTAGTATATCACATAGAACCTCATCTTCGTATTTACCAATGGCTATGGGAATCAGAACCTGAGTTGAGACTCTCATTTCTCCTTCTTCATTAAGCCACTGCAACCGGTATGGCTTTGGATGTTTCTGAACTTTCAAACCCAACTTTGCCACCATTGTCTCACTGGCCACGTTGAcacaacttcctccatcaatgatGAGACTACAGACCTTTCCTTGAACATCTAGTGTAGAACAAATTCTCACGCTGCTCAGTCTCTTCTGCCTTGGTTTGGAGATTCAGAAGTCTTCTTGTTACTAGTAACCTTCCTCTGACCGGTGTGAGAATTGAGAGAATATGATGTGAGAATGATGATGTAACAGAGTATGAGAGAGTTTAAGAGTAAGAGAATGGCGAGAGTAAAGAGTAACAAGAGAGAATTAGACTTAGAACTGAGTTTACTGAAGTGAGAGAACTCCTCTCCTTGAGTTACAATTCGTCACACAAGGGTTATATATAGCCAAGATACATCCAGAAACCCTAGCTATTAGATAAACAATATCTTAGGGTTTacttaaactaatattatcttAGACAGGATTAAACAATCATTATAGTGGGGAAATCTGAATCAGAGCAGgctggagagagagagtgtggcACGTCCAGAATGGGTGAAAGTGACCTGACCCAACAGCTCTTTGGCTAAGGCAACATGTGATCTCCTTTTGAATTCAAACTAGATGCTTGGCGCCAATACTAACTAACACTCTGAAGTATtgtcgacaggaactccctgactttgcaccatcttgatcattgccctgataatgcacattcttgatcttgatactGATCTTGCACATTTCCCTCTTGGTGATTCAGAGCATGATCCGGATACTGTttgattcatgatcttccttgtgcatactttgggcatcatttcttttgcaccaactttgcacaagtcgtCTTGATCACtctcagctactgcttcttccttcttcattccaacactccccctcaagcttgaccataggaaacaagtcaagcttggaagtcatgaagcatgtagcttggatgggatgagccacggcttgtgagttgaaatacactcttgtattcacccaATCTGTTGGAGGACGTCTGatcctctcacttcttcttggtgGTTGAGCTTGAGCTGGTTCTTCTAGTATTGTAGCCTCATCATCCGTCTGATCTCTgctacccactgatccttctggttgctcttcttgatcatgagaaactgagctttgtggttgtatctcagttatcttccccccctcaggatcaagaggagcatccgcagcagcttcattactaggaccctcctggtctctattGCTTGTGGAACCCTCCTGATGAGAGCTCTTCCCTCATAGTggtccaagcttgacttgtttcacatggtcaaacttggaagtcatgaagcattccctcattaaaaccttggctaggtaaaaccacatgggacaaaaaccacgccaagggaaaagagtagaacacttcatgaaggggagaatcagtgagatgatatgtctatgagtccaagctttgaatggatgaactcacagacctttcggcttgctgctttggtgaagatgtctgccagttgctcttcacttctggtgtaacatggcagtatgatgcgttgctccactgcttgtctgactttatggcaatcaacttcaatgtgtttggttctttcatggaacacattgttggaggctatatggatggctgcctggttatcacaatgcattgtgatgggatctttgctttcaattcccaaatcccttagcagattcttcatccagattagctcactggtgagtttcctcattgctctatactcagcttctgcactagagcatgagactatcttctgcttcttgctcttccaagtgactaagttgcctcctatgaaggtacaatatccagtagtagacctcctgtccactctgtctccagcccaatctgcatcacaataccccactatctcagtgctcttgttgcaccctagccatactccttgtcctggtgcctctcttaggtatctcagaatcctttccaccatgttccaatggtgcatctttggcgcttgcatgtgctgactgacttggttcacagcaaagcatacatccggtcttgtaatggttagatagatgagctttcccaccattttcctatagtgctttacatctccatatggcttatcttctatttccccctcacgcatcaccttgtatccttcttctagtggtgttttagcagctctactgtcaagatcaccagcttcttttaacaaatccaaggtgtattttctttgtgataggaacagcccttccttagatctgcaaatctcaatccctaggaagtacttgagctctcccaagtccttgatgtcgaatgttgctttaagaaatgctttggttgagctgatcccttctttgttactgcctgtgatgattatatcatcaacatagatgagtataacaatgatcccttgcttgctggtcagggtgaacaaggtgtgatcagcctcagatttgacaaagccccttccattcagtgttgagctcagcttgtgataccaggctcttggggattgcttcagaccatatattgctttcctcagtccaggtggtgggcgcatgtatacttcatcttctagctctccttgtaagaatgcattcttgacatccatttgccaaagatcccattccaaattcacggcaagagagagcacaacccttatggtgtgtaactttgctactggagcaaacatttctagataatcctctccatacacttgggtgtagcctcttgctactagcctggtcttcttcctctcaggtttcccattagctagatacttgattgtgaacagaagcatgctggtcactgccttcttgcagTGAGAATTGAGAGAATATGATGTGAGAATGATGATGTAACAGAGTATGAGAGAGTTTAAGAGTAAGAGAATGGCGAGAGTAAAGAGTAACAAGAGAGAATTAGACTTAGAACTGAGTTTACTGAAGTGAGAGAACTCCTCTCCTTGAGTTACAATTCGTCACACAAGGGCTATATATAGCCAAGATACATCCAGAAACCCTAGCTATTAGATAAACAATATCTTAGGGTTTacttaaa
It contains:
- the LOC130504008 gene encoding uncharacterized protein LOC130504008 translates to MVAKLGLKVQKHPKPYRLQWLNEEGEMRVSTQVLIPIAIGKYEDEVLCDILPMEASHILLGRPWQSDRRVMHDGYTNKHTFEHNGKKTVLVPLTPKEVHEDQLQLQKKKKIDLKPDQSKQHNLYAKTGEIKRILYSQNSFVLLRFKENLLTVANKTPDYPSELSSLLQEYKDIFPEDNPIGLPPICGIEHQIDFVPGATLPNRPSYRTNPVETKELQKQVEELMEKGHIRESMSPCAVPVLLVPKKDDGVKVDQEKIKAIQEWPSPTTVSE